A region of Thermococcus barossii DNA encodes the following proteins:
- a CDS encoding ABC transporter ATP-binding protein, which yields MPSIEVRGLSKWYGSKKALSDVSFTVEEGEIVGIIGPNGAGKTTLIRILSCLLKPDSGEVRIFGRRHCEAKDLFALLPQDVKAHFYTLTPRDYVYHYLRMRGLSRSEALQRVDEAMELLGIDYADEPMSTLSGGMVRRALLAMVLSAHARLYFLDEPTVGLDVENRLNLWEVLRKKAEESTIVITSHYLNEISSVCDRVLLLKDGQVKAFGRPERVARDYLSGLHSKIVAFEDVKLEGFLLKKAGRNTYIYTRSKREEKEIMEVLESSGVPFRRESLTIEDVFITGGLDDGAD from the coding sequence ATGCCCTCCATTGAGGTAAGAGGCCTCTCCAAATGGTACGGCTCAAAAAAGGCCCTCAGCGACGTTTCCTTCACCGTGGAAGAGGGCGAGATAGTGGGAATAATCGGGCCCAACGGTGCCGGAAAGACGACGCTGATAAGGATTCTGAGCTGTCTCCTGAAGCCCGACTCAGGTGAGGTTAGGATTTTTGGAAGGAGGCACTGTGAAGCAAAAGACCTTTTCGCGCTCCTCCCACAGGACGTTAAGGCCCATTTCTACACGCTCACTCCGAGGGACTACGTCTACCACTACCTCAGGATGAGGGGGTTAAGCAGAAGTGAAGCCCTGCAAAGGGTCGATGAGGCCATGGAACTCTTGGGAATAGACTACGCGGACGAACCCATGTCCACCCTTTCCGGGGGCATGGTCAGGAGGGCCCTGCTGGCCATGGTCCTCTCGGCCCATGCGAGGCTCTACTTCCTGGACGAGCCCACCGTTGGCCTGGACGTCGAGAACAGGCTCAACCTGTGGGAGGTTCTCCGGAAAAAGGCGGAGGAATCAACGATAGTCATCACCAGCCACTACCTCAACGAGATATCGAGCGTCTGCGACCGCGTTCTCCTCCTGAAGGACGGCCAGGTGAAAGCCTTCGGAAGGCCCGAGAGGGTTGCAAGGGACTACCTGAGCGGTCTTCACTCGAAGATCGTCGCCTTTGAAGACGTTAAGCTTGAGGGCTTTCTCCTGAAAAAGGCCGGGAGAAATACCTACATCTACACCCGCTCCAAGCGTGAGGAGAAGGAGATAATGGAAGTCCTCGAAAGCTCAGGAGTGCCCTTCAGAAGGGAGAGTCTGACGATAGAGGACGTGTTCATCACGGGTGGTCTCGATGATGGCGCTGATTGA
- a CDS encoding multidrug transporter produces MMALIEYYARALTRGRFSLISFAIQPLSFIFIVYVVSGGRFLNTALAGAVVSFIAGVGIADLAIELVGMKTRSRFYDILMSLPGSGWKKALGISIGMSVPALPYVLLLTVLLLTRLGAWAVPGIILGIISLWLWSAGIGFLLGVRMKEPVRTIRLSNILVTGLTVFPPVYYPPSVLPDGLPESSCSSQR; encoded by the coding sequence ATGATGGCGCTGATTGAGTACTACGCCAGAGCACTGACTAGGGGGAGGTTCTCCCTCATCAGCTTCGCGATTCAGCCGCTCTCCTTCATCTTCATAGTCTACGTCGTGAGCGGGGGCAGGTTCCTGAACACTGCCCTCGCTGGAGCGGTCGTCAGCTTCATAGCCGGGGTCGGCATAGCAGACCTGGCGATAGAACTCGTTGGAATGAAGACGCGTTCGAGGTTCTACGACATCCTCATGTCCCTTCCGGGAAGCGGCTGGAAGAAAGCCCTGGGAATTTCCATAGGTATGAGCGTTCCTGCCCTGCCCTATGTCCTTCTCCTCACGGTTCTCCTCCTCACGCGCCTTGGAGCCTGGGCAGTCCCCGGGATAATCCTCGGGATAATATCCCTCTGGCTGTGGAGCGCCGGGATAGGCTTCCTCCTTGGCGTGAGGATGAAGGAACCCGTTAGGACGATAAGGCTCTCGAACATACTCGTAACCGGTCTTACGGTGTTCCCGCCGGTTTACTATCCCCCCAGCGTTCTGCCCGATGGCTTGCCAGAATCCTCATGCTCCTCCCAACGGTGA
- the taw3 gene encoding tRNA(Phe) 7-((3-amino-3-carboxypropyl)-4-demethylwyosine(37)-N(4))-methyltransferase Taw3, whose translation MFLYTKNFDEQKAKAMEDLRKALAENKVDEDIIPLLEKLNALENYFTTSSCSGRISVMEMPDFGDKVNSVWLGKWHREVELGEVIEAIKKHSSGQLWFMVRSPILHVGARTLEDAVRLLNLAIGLGFKYSNIKSVSHRKLLVEIRSTERMDVPLGAEGELWVDEAYIERIVAIANSQVRRFKGKLKRLEEEIGGLTPQAP comes from the coding sequence ATGTTCCTCTATACGAAGAACTTCGACGAGCAGAAGGCTAAAGCAATGGAAGACCTGAGGAAGGCTTTGGCCGAGAACAAGGTTGATGAGGACATAATACCTCTTCTGGAGAAGCTCAACGCCCTTGAGAACTACTTCACGACGAGCTCATGCTCAGGCAGGATTTCGGTCATGGAGATGCCCGACTTTGGAGACAAGGTTAATTCCGTCTGGCTCGGCAAGTGGCACAGGGAAGTCGAGCTCGGAGAAGTCATTGAAGCCATCAAAAAGCACTCCAGCGGTCAGCTCTGGTTCATGGTGAGGAGCCCTATCCTCCACGTCGGCGCGAGAACGCTCGAAGATGCGGTAAGGCTCCTTAACCTGGCTATAGGCCTCGGCTTCAAGTACTCCAACATAAAGAGCGTCAGCCACAGGAAGCTCCTCGTTGAGATTCGCTCGACGGAGAGGATGGACGTTCCGCTCGGAGCGGAGGGGGAGCTCTGGGTTGATGAGGCGTACATCGAGAGAATCGTCGCCATTGCCAACTCCCAGGTGAGGAGATTCAAGGGGAAGCTGAAGAGGTTGGAGGAGGAAATAGGTGGGCTTACCCCTCAAGCCCCCTGA
- a CDS encoding IGHMBP2 family helicase: protein MRENETLTEFISHLKVLIEMERKAEIEAMRAEMRRLSGREREKVGRAILGLNGKVVGEELGYFLVKYGRDREIKTEISVGDLVVVSKRDPLKSDLIGTVVEKGKRFITVALETVPEWALKGVRLDLYANDITFKRWLENLDSLRDSGRKALELYLGLREPEESGEVDFTPFDRNLNASQRKAVARALGSDDFFLIHGPFGTGKTRTLVELIRQEVAKGNKVLATAESNVAVDNLVERLANSGLKVVRIGHPSRVSKNLHETTLAYLITRHELYGELRELRVIGQNLAEKRDTFTKPSPKYRRGLSDREILRLASKGIGTRGVPARLIREMAEWIRLNERVQKTFDEARKLEERIAREIIREADVVLTTNASAGLDVVDYGPYDVAVIDEATQATIPSVLIPINRARRFVLAGDHKQLPPTILSEKAKELSRTLFEGLIERYPEKSEMLTVQYRMNERLMEFPSREFYDGRIEADESVREITLADLGVESPDGDDVWAEVLKPGNVLVFIDTARREDRFERQRYGSESRENPLEARLVREAIERLLKLGVRPEWIGVITPYDDQRDLISSLLPEEVEVKTVDGYQGREKEVVILSFVRSNRRRELGFLKDLRRLNVSLTRAKRKLILIGDSSTLSAHATYKRLVEFVEERETVVDAKELTEPPASISIDHVRGILGISETEESIDVPKDAEKAREKDRDRMQSIYGDAPYNPF from the coding sequence ATGAGAGAAAACGAAACCCTAACCGAGTTCATCTCTCACCTCAAGGTCCTCATCGAAATGGAGAGGAAGGCCGAGATAGAGGCGATGAGGGCTGAAATGAGGCGGCTTAGCGGGCGCGAGAGGGAGAAGGTGGGCAGGGCGATCCTTGGCCTCAACGGCAAGGTCGTTGGCGAGGAGCTTGGCTACTTCCTCGTCAAATACGGCCGCGACAGGGAGATAAAGACCGAGATAAGCGTCGGCGACCTTGTGGTTGTGAGCAAGAGGGACCCCCTCAAGAGCGACCTGATCGGGACGGTCGTGGAGAAGGGGAAGCGCTTCATAACCGTGGCTTTGGAAACGGTCCCGGAGTGGGCACTGAAGGGTGTCCGTCTCGACCTCTACGCCAACGACATAACCTTTAAGAGATGGCTTGAGAACCTGGACAGCCTGAGGGATAGCGGGAGGAAGGCGCTGGAGCTCTACCTCGGTTTGAGAGAGCCTGAGGAGAGTGGGGAGGTCGATTTTACTCCCTTTGACAGAAACCTGAACGCGAGCCAGAGGAAAGCTGTGGCGAGGGCTTTGGGTAGCGATGACTTCTTCCTGATTCACGGGCCGTTCGGAACAGGAAAAACGAGGACGCTCGTTGAGCTGATACGACAGGAAGTAGCGAAGGGGAACAAGGTCTTGGCGACCGCCGAGAGCAACGTGGCCGTTGATAACCTCGTTGAGCGCTTGGCCAATTCTGGTTTAAAGGTTGTGCGCATCGGCCATCCGAGCAGGGTCTCTAAGAATCTCCACGAGACGACCCTGGCTTACCTCATAACCCGGCACGAGCTGTACGGCGAGCTGAGGGAGCTTCGCGTCATCGGGCAGAACCTCGCTGAAAAGCGCGACACATTCACGAAGCCATCTCCAAAGTACAGGCGGGGGCTGAGCGACAGGGAAATCCTCAGGCTGGCCTCGAAAGGGATCGGGACTAGGGGTGTTCCAGCCCGCCTGATCCGCGAGATGGCGGAGTGGATAAGGCTCAACGAGCGGGTTCAGAAGACCTTTGACGAGGCCAGAAAGCTGGAGGAGAGAATCGCGAGAGAAATCATAAGGGAAGCGGATGTCGTTCTGACGACGAACGCCTCTGCTGGCCTCGACGTCGTTGACTACGGCCCCTACGATGTCGCGGTAATAGACGAGGCGACGCAGGCGACGATACCGAGCGTGCTCATCCCGATAAACCGCGCGAGGCGCTTCGTCTTGGCTGGAGACCACAAACAGCTGCCGCCGACGATACTCAGCGAGAAGGCTAAGGAGCTGAGCAGGACCCTCTTCGAGGGCCTGATCGAGCGCTATCCTGAGAAAAGCGAGATGCTCACCGTCCAGTACAGGATGAACGAGCGCCTTATGGAGTTTCCCAGCAGGGAGTTCTACGACGGCAGAATAGAAGCCGACGAGAGCGTTAGGGAAATAACGCTGGCGGATCTGGGCGTGGAGTCGCCTGATGGGGACGATGTCTGGGCCGAAGTCCTCAAGCCTGGAAACGTGCTGGTTTTCATCGACACGGCCAGAAGGGAGGACCGCTTCGAGAGACAGAGGTATGGCAGCGAGAGTAGAGAGAACCCGCTTGAGGCCCGGCTCGTTAGGGAGGCGATTGAAAGGCTGTTGAAGCTCGGCGTTAGGCCCGAGTGGATCGGGGTCATAACGCCCTACGACGACCAGCGGGACTTAATAAGCTCGCTCCTGCCAGAGGAAGTTGAGGTAAAAACAGTTGACGGCTACCAGGGCAGGGAGAAGGAAGTTGTCATTCTATCATTCGTCCGCTCGAACAGGCGTAGGGAGCTCGGTTTCCTAAAGGACTTGAGAAGGCTGAATGTTTCGCTGACGAGGGCTAAGAGGAAGCTGATTTTGATAGGCGATTCCTCGACTCTAAGCGCACACGCGACCTACAAGAGGCTGGTGGAGTTTGTAGAGGAGAGGGAGACGGTGGTTGATGCAAAAGAACTAACCGAACCACCAGCAAGTATATCCATAGACCACGTGAGGGGAATTCTTGGGATTTCGGAGACGGAAGAGTCAATAGACGTTCCAAAAGATGCCGAAAAAGCCAGGGAAAAGGACAGGGACAGAATGCAGTCAATCTATGGGGACGCACCCTACAATCCTTTTTAA
- the guaB gene encoding IMP dehydrogenase produces MGKFEHKLVNAIKGYTFDDVLLLPQPTEVEPKDVDVSTRITPNVRLNIPILSAAMDTVTEWEMAVAMAREGGLGVIHRNMSISEQAEMVRKVKRAGRFIVEDVITIGPDETLDYALFLMERNDIDGLPVVGEDGKIAGIVTKKDIAAKEGRLVRDVMTGEVITVGEDVSVEEALETMVANRIARLPVVDRDGRLIGIITMSDLMMRKKYRNAVRDENGDLLVAAAVGPFDLERAKALDKAGADVIVVDTAHAHNLKAIKAMKEIRKAVDADLIVGNIANPRAVDDLTFADAVKVGIGPGSICTTRVVAGVGVPQVTAIALVADRAQEYGIHVIADGGIRYSGDIVKAIAAGADAVMLGSLLAGTKEAPGKEVVINGRRYKQYRGMGSLGAMMKGGAERYYQKGHMKTRKFVPEGVEGVVPYKGPVGDVLYQLVGGLRSGMGYVGAASIAELKERGEFVVITQAGVEESHPHDIFITNEAPNYPVGK; encoded by the coding sequence ATGGGAAAATTTGAACACAAACTTGTCAATGCGATTAAGGGATACACCTTCGACGACGTTCTTCTTCTCCCACAGCCGACCGAGGTCGAGCCGAAGGACGTTGATGTCTCGACTCGGATAACCCCCAACGTGAGGCTCAACATCCCGATTCTCAGCGCGGCTATGGACACCGTCACCGAGTGGGAGATGGCCGTCGCGATGGCCAGGGAGGGCGGCCTGGGAGTCATCCACAGGAACATGAGCATAAGCGAACAGGCCGAGATGGTCAGAAAGGTCAAGAGGGCAGGGCGCTTCATAGTCGAGGACGTCATCACCATAGGCCCCGATGAAACCCTCGACTACGCCCTTTTCCTCATGGAGAGGAACGACATCGACGGCCTCCCGGTCGTTGGTGAGGACGGAAAAATCGCTGGCATCGTCACCAAAAAGGACATAGCGGCAAAGGAGGGCCGGCTCGTCAGGGATGTCATGACCGGCGAAGTCATAACGGTCGGGGAAGATGTTTCGGTTGAAGAGGCTCTGGAGACGATGGTGGCCAATAGAATAGCCCGCCTCCCGGTGGTGGATAGAGACGGCAGGCTAATCGGAATAATCACGATGAGCGACCTCATGATGAGGAAGAAGTACAGGAACGCGGTGAGGGACGAAAACGGAGACCTGCTGGTTGCCGCTGCAGTTGGTCCGTTCGACCTCGAAAGGGCGAAGGCCCTGGATAAAGCCGGTGCCGACGTCATAGTGGTCGATACCGCCCACGCCCACAACCTCAAGGCGATAAAGGCCATGAAAGAGATAAGGAAGGCAGTGGATGCGGATCTAATCGTCGGGAACATCGCCAATCCAAGGGCAGTTGACGACCTAACCTTCGCCGATGCCGTTAAGGTCGGAATCGGCCCGGGGAGCATATGCACCACGCGCGTCGTTGCCGGCGTTGGAGTTCCCCAGGTAACTGCTATAGCCCTCGTGGCAGATAGAGCTCAGGAGTACGGTATTCACGTCATCGCCGACGGAGGCATACGCTACTCTGGAGACATCGTCAAGGCAATAGCCGCTGGAGCGGACGCCGTAATGCTCGGCTCCCTTTTGGCAGGAACCAAGGAGGCCCCCGGCAAGGAGGTTGTAATCAACGGCAGGAGATACAAGCAGTACCGCGGCATGGGCTCCCTGGGGGCGATGATGAAAGGTGGAGCGGAGCGCTACTACCAGAAGGGCCACATGAAGACGCGCAAGTTTGTCCCGGAGGGAGTTGAGGGTGTCGTACCCTACAAGGGACCTGTCGGCGACGTCCTCTACCAGCTCGTCGGCGGCCTGCGCTCTGGAATGGGCTACGTTGGGGCTGCCAGCATAGCGGAGCTTAAGGAGCGCGGCGAGTTCGTGGTCATCACCCAGGCCGGCGTTGAGGAAAGCCACCCGCACGACATCTTCATAACCAACGAGGCGCCGAACTACCCTGTGGGGAAGTGA
- a CDS encoding L-aspartate oxidase produces MGGVGIIGGGAAALTAAIALARRGFDVTVIGKGFKNTNSYLAQAGIAFPILDGDSLRAHFLDTVRAGKYLNDEETVWNVLSKSTEAHDFLTSLGLEFEANETEGGHSFHRVFTIKNETGKHIMNVLHIAALESGVNFVEGFAEELAVRDRKAYGVFLDGELLKFDATVIATGGFASLFKYTAGSPFNVGLLIGDAILKGAPARDLEFVQFHPTGFMGKGGVKLVSEAVRGAGAKLVTDDGERFVNELSTRDIVARAIYRQMQAGKRVYLDATGIEDFKRKFPQIYAFLIKEGIDPSKDPIPVFPIAHYTIGGVAVDPWYRTGIENLYAIGEAMSNGFHGANRLASNSLLECIVSGLEVARTIARDRPRLGGVPEVPYTFNSLGDVDALRDVLWEHAGIVRTASNLRAGLEKLGEIEADPRLKLLARGVLECALAREESRGSHYREDFPAMSKSFERPSFFDGRCRL; encoded by the coding sequence ATGGGAGGAGTCGGGATAATCGGTGGGGGCGCGGCTGCTCTGACCGCCGCCATAGCCCTTGCGAGGAGAGGTTTTGACGTCACGGTCATAGGTAAGGGGTTCAAAAACACGAACTCCTACCTTGCCCAGGCGGGGATAGCCTTTCCGATTCTCGATGGAGATTCCCTGAGGGCGCACTTTCTGGATACCGTCCGGGCAGGGAAGTACCTCAACGATGAAGAAACGGTCTGGAACGTCCTGAGCAAGTCCACGGAGGCTCACGATTTCCTGACTTCCCTCGGGCTTGAGTTCGAGGCCAATGAGACCGAGGGCGGGCATTCCTTCCACAGGGTTTTCACGATAAAGAACGAGACCGGGAAGCACATCATGAACGTGCTCCACATAGCCGCCCTGGAGAGCGGGGTCAACTTCGTCGAGGGCTTCGCTGAAGAGCTGGCCGTAAGGGATAGAAAGGCCTACGGAGTCTTCCTCGACGGTGAGCTTCTCAAGTTTGATGCCACCGTTATAGCCACGGGCGGCTTCGCTTCGCTCTTCAAGTACACGGCCGGTTCCCCCTTCAACGTTGGCCTGCTCATAGGTGACGCGATCCTGAAGGGTGCTCCCGCAAGGGATCTGGAGTTTGTCCAGTTCCATCCCACAGGCTTCATGGGGAAGGGGGGCGTCAAGCTCGTGAGCGAGGCCGTCAGGGGGGCTGGAGCTAAGCTCGTGACGGATGACGGCGAGCGCTTCGTGAACGAGCTCTCCACGAGGGACATCGTGGCGAGGGCCATATACCGGCAGATGCAAGCTGGAAAGAGGGTCTATCTCGATGCAACTGGCATAGAGGACTTCAAACGTAAGTTCCCCCAGATATACGCCTTCCTCATCAAGGAGGGCATAGATCCCTCCAAAGACCCCATTCCGGTCTTTCCAATAGCTCACTACACCATCGGCGGAGTGGCGGTTGACCCCTGGTATCGTACGGGCATCGAAAACCTCTATGCGATAGGCGAGGCCATGAGCAACGGCTTCCACGGAGCGAACAGACTTGCCAGCAACTCGCTCCTTGAGTGCATCGTGAGTGGACTTGAAGTTGCCAGAACCATAGCGAGAGATAGGCCGAGGCTTGGCGGGGTTCCAGAGGTTCCCTACACCTTCAACTCCCTTGGGGACGTTGATGCCCTCCGCGACGTGCTCTGGGAGCACGCTGGCATTGTGAGGACTGCCAGCAACTTGAGGGCCGGCCTGGAAAAGCTTGGCGAGATCGAGGCTGACCCGAGGCTTAAGCTGCTCGCGAGGGGTGTTCTTGAGTGTGCTTTGGCAAGAGAAGAGAGCAGGGGGAGCCACTACCGCGAGGACTTTCCAGCTATGAGTAAATCCTTCGAGAGGCCGAGCTTCTTCGATGGGAGGTGCAGGCTCTAA
- the nadA gene encoding quinolinate synthase NadA — protein MEKETLIAEIERLKEEKNAIIMAHNYQLPEIQDIADFLGDSLELARKAVNVDADVIVFAGVDFMAETAKILNPEKTVLLPARRATCAMANMLKVEHILKAKEQYPDAPVVLYVNTTAETKAYADVTVTSANAVKIVEKLDSDVIIFGPDKNLAHYVAKVTGKKVIPVPEYGHCYVHRQFTPEDVERAKKLYPNAKLMVHPECEPEVQERADIIVSTGGMIRRASEWNEWVVFTEHEMVYRLQKLYPEVKFHPAKEDAVCIGMKAITLNHIYESLRDMKYEVEVPKETAEKAKRVIEKMLEMS, from the coding sequence ATGGAGAAGGAGACGCTCATAGCCGAGATTGAACGTCTCAAGGAAGAGAAGAACGCTATAATCATGGCCCACAACTACCAGCTGCCCGAGATTCAGGATATAGCGGACTTCCTCGGCGACAGCCTGGAGCTCGCGAGGAAGGCTGTGAACGTTGATGCCGACGTCATAGTCTTCGCCGGCGTCGACTTCATGGCCGAAACCGCCAAAATCCTCAATCCGGAGAAGACCGTCCTCCTGCCGGCGAGGAGGGCAACCTGCGCGATGGCCAACATGCTGAAGGTCGAGCACATCCTCAAGGCCAAGGAGCAGTACCCGGACGCGCCCGTGGTTCTCTACGTAAACACCACCGCCGAGACCAAGGCCTACGCCGACGTTACGGTTACCTCCGCCAACGCCGTCAAAATAGTGGAGAAGCTCGATTCTGATGTCATCATCTTCGGTCCCGACAAAAACTTGGCCCACTACGTCGCCAAGGTCACCGGAAAGAAGGTCATCCCCGTCCCCGAGTACGGCCACTGCTACGTGCACAGGCAGTTTACCCCTGAGGACGTTGAGAGGGCCAAAAAGCTCTATCCGAACGCCAAGCTGATGGTTCACCCGGAGTGCGAGCCGGAGGTGCAGGAGAGGGCCGACATCATAGTCTCCACGGGCGGAATGATAAGGCGCGCATCGGAATGGAACGAGTGGGTGGTATTCACCGAGCACGAGATGGTTTACCGCCTTCAGAAGCTCTATCCGGAGGTCAAGTTTCACCCGGCTAAAGAAGACGCGGTCTGCATCGGCATGAAGGCGATAACGCTCAACCACATCTACGAGTCGCTCAGGGACATGAAATACGAGGTTGAAGTGCCCAAAGAGACAGCCGAGAAAGCTAAGAGGGTCATTGAGAAGATGCTGGAGATGAGTTAA
- the nadC gene encoding carboxylating nicotinate-nucleotide diphosphorylase: MVPLNYLLQFIEEDAPFGDVTSEAVIPEELNAKAVILAKGEGIIAGVEEAKALFEHFGVKVDVKKRDGEEVRKGDTILELEGNARAILLVERTALNVMGRMSGIATEVRKLVEKVKAVNPKIRVAGTRKTLLRLIDKRAILIGGGEPHRFSLSDAVLIKDNHLALVPLEEAIRRAKAFSAYKVVEVEVETLEDALKAAKAGADVVMLDNMKPEEIAEVLEALKREGLRERVKIEVSGGITPENIAEYAGLDIDVISLGYLTHSVKNFDVSLEIIGKA; this comes from the coding sequence ATGGTACCCCTCAACTATCTCCTGCAATTTATAGAGGAGGACGCTCCCTTTGGAGACGTCACGAGCGAGGCGGTTATTCCGGAGGAGCTGAATGCAAAGGCCGTAATCCTCGCGAAGGGGGAAGGAATAATAGCGGGCGTTGAGGAAGCCAAGGCCCTCTTCGAGCACTTCGGGGTTAAAGTGGATGTTAAGAAACGCGACGGAGAGGAAGTTAGGAAGGGTGATACCATCCTCGAGCTTGAGGGCAACGCGAGGGCAATACTTCTCGTCGAGAGAACCGCTCTGAACGTCATGGGCAGGATGAGTGGCATAGCGACTGAAGTCAGGAAGCTGGTCGAGAAGGTTAAAGCCGTAAACCCGAAGATTCGGGTTGCCGGGACGAGAAAAACCCTCCTCAGGCTGATAGACAAGAGGGCGATACTCATCGGCGGCGGTGAGCCTCACCGCTTTTCCCTCAGCGATGCAGTACTCATAAAGGACAACCACCTGGCTCTTGTCCCCCTGGAAGAAGCTATAAGGCGCGCCAAGGCTTTCTCTGCCTACAAAGTCGTCGAGGTTGAGGTCGAAACCCTCGAGGATGCTCTCAAAGCGGCAAAGGCCGGGGCGGACGTTGTGATGCTCGACAACATGAAGCCCGAGGAAATAGCCGAGGTTTTGGAGGCCCTCAAGCGGGAAGGGCTCAGGGAGAGAGTTAAAATTGAAGTCAGCGGTGGAATAACGCCCGAGAACATAGCCGAATACGCGGGGCTCGACATCGACGTGATAAGCCTCGGCTACCTCACGCACTCCGTTAAGAACTTCGACGTCAGCCTTGAGATAATTGGAAAGGCCTGA
- the pdxS gene encoding pyridoxal 5'-phosphate synthase lyase subunit PdxS has translation MERLQVIEAKGTERLKRGFARMVKGGVIMDVTNAEQARIAEEAGAVSVMALHKVPADIRKAGGVARMAPIEKIQEIMDAVTIPVMAKVRIGHVAEARVLEALSVDMIDESEVLTPADPFFHIDKREFNVPFVCGARNLGEAVRRIWEGSAMIRTKGEAGTGNIVEAVRHVRLVADNIRLIQRMTDEQVYAVAEKFAEPYLRLARQIREISGLPEQVLENEPVYGHYTYREIVDGLYKILLEIKKLGRLPVVNFAAGGVATPTDAALMMGMGMDGVFVGSGIFKSSNPEKMARAIVEAVNHWDEPDVIAEISKEIGEPMKGLEIEELEVRLEERGV, from the coding sequence ATGGAAAGGCTCCAGGTTATTGAGGCTAAGGGCACGGAGAGGCTGAAGCGCGGTTTTGCCAGGATGGTTAAGGGCGGCGTCATAATGGACGTCACCAACGCCGAGCAGGCGAGGATTGCGGAAGAGGCCGGTGCAGTTTCTGTCATGGCTCTTCACAAAGTTCCGGCCGATATCAGGAAGGCCGGCGGCGTTGCCAGGATGGCTCCGATAGAGAAGATCCAGGAGATAATGGACGCGGTGACGATTCCTGTCATGGCTAAGGTCAGGATAGGCCACGTCGCCGAGGCTAGAGTCCTTGAGGCGCTCAGTGTGGACATGATAGACGAGAGCGAAGTATTAACTCCAGCGGACCCGTTCTTCCACATAGACAAGCGCGAGTTCAACGTCCCCTTCGTCTGTGGAGCGAGGAATCTCGGGGAGGCCGTCAGAAGGATATGGGAAGGCTCCGCCATGATAAGAACCAAGGGGGAGGCCGGAACCGGCAACATCGTCGAGGCAGTCAGACACGTTAGGCTCGTCGCCGACAACATAAGGCTCATCCAGCGCATGACGGACGAGCAGGTTTATGCCGTGGCTGAAAAGTTCGCCGAGCCGTACCTCAGGCTGGCCAGACAGATAAGGGAGATAAGCGGCCTGCCGGAGCAGGTCCTTGAGAACGAGCCCGTTTACGGCCACTACACCTACCGCGAGATAGTTGACGGCCTCTACAAGATTCTCCTGGAAATAAAGAAGCTCGGAAGGCTGCCCGTAGTGAACTTCGCCGCCGGAGGAGTCGCCACTCCAACCGACGCTGCCCTGATGATGGGGATGGGTATGGACGGCGTCTTCGTTGGTTCAGGCATCTTCAAGAGCTCCAATCCGGAAAAGATGGCCAGGGCTATAGTTGAGGCCGTTAACCACTGGGACGAGCCGGACGTTATAGCTGAAATAAGCAAAGAGATCGGCGAGCCCATGAAGGGCCTGGAGATTGAGGAGCTCGAGGTCCGCCTCGAGGAGAGGGGCGTCTGA
- the pdxT gene encoding pyridoxal 5'-phosphate synthase glutaminase subunit PdxT: protein MLKVGVIGVQGAVSEHIEAVKRAFERLGVEGQAFWLRRPEQLNAIDAIILPGGESTTISRLMQRNGLFEPVRKLGGEGLPIMGTCAGLILLAKEVEGAVEGQRFLGLLDVRVNRNAYGRQVDSFEAPLKLSFSDEPFPGVFIRAPKIVELLGDKVKPIAWHGDEVVGVEQGNIMGLAFHPELTEDVRLHEHFLRKAL from the coding sequence GTGCTCAAAGTCGGAGTTATCGGTGTTCAGGGGGCGGTTAGCGAGCACATCGAGGCGGTGAAGAGGGCCTTCGAGAGGCTCGGCGTCGAGGGGCAGGCATTCTGGCTGAGGAGGCCCGAGCAATTGAATGCCATTGACGCGATAATCCTGCCTGGCGGGGAGAGCACGACCATATCTAGGCTGATGCAGAGGAACGGTCTCTTTGAGCCGGTTAGGAAGCTCGGTGGGGAAGGGCTTCCAATAATGGGCACCTGTGCCGGTTTAATCCTCCTCGCAAAGGAGGTCGAGGGAGCCGTTGAGGGACAGCGCTTTCTGGGGCTCCTCGACGTCAGGGTTAACAGAAACGCCTACGGCAGGCAGGTGGACAGTTTCGAAGCCCCCTTAAAGCTGTCCTTCAGCGATGAACCGTTCCCGGGTGTCTTCATCCGCGCTCCAAAGATAGTCGAGCTTCTGGGCGATAAGGTCAAGCCCATAGCCTGGCACGGCGATGAGGTCGTTGGCGTAGAGCAGGGGAACATCATGGGCTTAGCGTTTCATCCTGAGTTAACCGAAGACGTGAGGCTGCACGAGCACTTCCTGCGTAAGGCCCTTTAG